In Parabacteroides timonensis, the genomic stretch GCTCGCCATTTGAATATTCAATTTTCTTTCCCATACTCTATATCGCTTTATCCTATATTAATACCCTTCATAACTATACGTCGCCAGTCAGGATGCTTTTTAATATATCCTGCTACAAAAGGACATAGCGGCACCAGGCGTAACTCCTGCTTTTCGATATCCTTCAGTACTTTTTCGACCAGTTGGCTCCCTACACCTTTTCCTTCCAGTTGAACCGGAACCTCCGTATGTGTGAGATAGATTTCGCCGGTTTTATTTTTGATATACTCGATCTTTGGAACCAGTTTGCCAATATGAAATTCGTATTGGTGATCCTCCCTGTTATCAATTAATTCGTAATCGTCCATTTTATACTCTTTTATTAATGTTCTGTTATATTTCAAACATTTTATGGAGATGCTTTGTTTTGGATATTTTCGGTTTTCTTTAGCCAAGTCTCCGATAACGAAATGATGTCAGATGTTCGTTTCTGATTGTAAGTTGGAATTCGTTTATTCTTACGAATTAATATGAATATATGCTGTTTGGTGAAACTTTTATTACTCGTAATCTGTTTTATAACTATAAAACAAAGTCATTTTGTTTTTAAAGAGGGAATATTTGATGAATAATGGTATAATTGACTAATAAGGAAGTAAAATGGAACATCTCTGTTTTATTTTTTATTGTTAGTTTTAAGTCACATATCAAAAATGGAGTGTTATGAATAAGAATGACGTTGGTTCAGATGCCGGTAAGATCTGGCGTTTGCTTGCAGAGAGGGGCAACATGTCCATCAGAAAAATCGGAGAAATGACTCATTGCAGAGAGTCTGTTATTTTTCTGGCTTTGGGTTGGTTAGCCCGGGAGAATAAAATACGTTTCCGGAGCGACGGTAACGATATGCTGTTCGTTGAAATAAATATTCCGCTAACAGAAACGTATTATTAAATAGGACACTAAAATTTTAGGCGCAACGAGTAAAGGGATACAAATGATTTGTAGCCCTTTTTTTGTTTGCGCCTATCTGTGTTTCTATTTCCGGTAATGACAGCAGGCCGGAAGCTTGTCGTAAACATTTTGGTCTGCCTTGTACTTGTCATTGTCGTGTCCTGCGGCGGCAATAGCTTTGGCTATGGCATCGACAGAGGTTTGTTTAGGGTCAAACTGTAAATGTATCGTCTGGGTATTTTTGTCCCAGATGGCGGACGAGACTCCTTTAATACTCTTGGCTGTATCTTCGATACGTTGTTTACACATATCGCAGGCACCTTTTACTCCGAACATGGCATGTTCGCCTTGTGCATTGGAGGCTTGCATAGAATGTCCGGCATGTCCGGCGTGCCCGGTCATCGGTTGTGCGACGTTTCCGTCATTGTTCATCATAGAAGGTTTTCCTTCCAGCTGGGCACTGGCATCGATTGAAAAGACCCCG encodes the following:
- a CDS encoding GNAT family N-acetyltransferase, encoding MDDYELIDNREDHQYEFHIGKLVPKIEYIKNKTGEIYLTHTEVPVQLEGKGVGSQLVEKVLKDIEKQELRLVPLCPFVAGYIKKHPDWRRIVMKGINIG
- a CDS encoding winged helix-turn-helix domain-containing protein, producing the protein MNKNDVGSDAGKIWRLLAERGNMSIRKIGEMTHCRESVIFLALGWLARENKIRFRSDGNDMLFVEINIPLTETYY